CGCCGATTCCATGACGCTGCATCTCGCGCAGCTTTCCGAAGCCAACGACCGGCGCCTGACGGAAGTCCGCGCGACGCTGGAAGCGCGTCTGAAGGACATCGAAGCGAACAACGCCGCGAAACTCGACGAAATGCGCCGCACCGTGGACGAGAAACTGCACGCGACGCTGGAGCAGCGGCTCGGCGAGTCGTTCCGGCTCGTGTCGGAGAGGCTGGAGCAGGTGCATCGCGGGCTGGGGGAAATGCAGTCGCTGGCCGCGGGCGTCGGCGATCTGAAGAAGGTGCTCACCAACGTCAAGACGCGCGGCATCTGGGGCGAGGTGCAGCTCGAATCGCTGCTGGAGCAGTTGCTCACGCCCGATCAGTACGCCAAGAACGTCGCGACGGTGCCGAACAGCAACGAACGCGTCGAGTTCGCGATCAAGCTGCCGGGGCGGCATGACGCGCCGGGTATCGCCGGTTCATCGGGCGATGTGGCTACGCCGGTGTGGTTGCCCATCGACGCCAAGTTTCCGCGCGAAGACTACGAGCGTCTTATCGACGCGCAGGAGCGCGCCGATCCTGTCGCGGTCGAAGAAGCGTCGCGCGCACTCGAAGGGCGTTTGCGCGCCGAGGCGCGGGCGATCGCGCAGAAGTACGTCGCGCCGCCTTACACGACCGACTTCGCGTTGCTCTTTCTGCCGACCGAAGGCTTGTACGCCGAAGTGCTGCGTCGTCCGGGCCTGAGCGACTTCTTACAGCGCGAGTATCGCGTGAGCGTGGCCGGCCCGACGACGCTCACCGCGCTGCTCAACAGTTTGCAAATGGGATTCCGGACGCTCGCCATCGAGAAGCGGTCGAGCGAAGTCTGGCAGGTGCTCGGCGCGGTAAAGACGGAGTTCGGCAAGTTCGGCGACGTGCTCGCGCGCACGAAGGCGCAACTTGAAACCGTCACGCGGTCGATCGAAGCGGCGCAGACGCGCACGCGTCAGATGGGCAAGCGCCTGCGCGACGTCGAGGCGCTGCCGCACGAAAAGGCGGCGGGCGTGCTGGGCGATCTGTCGTCCTCACCCGAAAGCGACGACGACTTGTGAAGCGCGCTCAACCCGCGCCGTTCGCGAGACGATCCAGCGAATCGCCGGTGATGCGCACGACGCGCCAGTCCGGCAGCACGGTCGCGTCCATCTTCTCGTAGAAGTCGATGGCGTTCTGATTCCAGTCCAGCACCGACCATTCGAAGCGTCCGCACTGGCGCTCGACAGCGAGCGCGGCCAGTTTCTTCAGCATCATCGTGCCGACGCCGCTTCCGCGCAGCGCCGGGCGCACGTAGAGGTCTTCGAGATACAGACCGCGCTTGCCGAGAAACGTCGAGAAGTTGTGGAAGAAGAGGGCATAGCCGACGACTTCGCCCGCCTGTTCGGCGACGAGCGCCTCCGCCGCCGGGCGCGCGCCGAAGAGCGCGTCGCGCAAGCCGTCTTCCGTCGCGACGAAGAGGTGCGTGAGCTTTTCGAACTCCGCGAGTTCGCGCATCAGGCCGACAATCGCGCCGGTATCGGCGGGCGCGGCCGGACGAATCGACGCGGCGCTCATGCTTCTTCCGGTGCGTCGGACAGCACAATTTCGATGCCGCCGAAGCGCGACGCCACCCAGTTATAGGCGTGGCACGCAATCCACAGCAGGACGAAGCCGAGGATCGCGTTGAGCAAGAGCGCGCTCGTGACCGTGCTCACTTCGACCGAGCCGTAGCGCACGAATGCGACAACCACGCCGAGCAGCACGATGGGCACGCTGAACGTCAGGTAGACGAGAATCAGCGCCTTGGCCGTCTGTCCCGGTGCAATGGATGAGATCTGCTTTTTCAT
This Caballeronia sp. LZ062 DNA region includes the following protein-coding sequences:
- a CDS encoding DNA recombination protein RmuC, with translation MIELLYGAIALLAVALVVALVALAAVMRRGAHVDIDEEFAALTDRVNDMGEAHARAQERLERGLRGDIAEHARVSRMESQGGFSQFHQTLATQLASTSSVQNAQFDALAQQLAQQSQQAREDQGNALKRFADSMTLHLAQLSEANDRRLTEVRATLEARLKDIEANNAAKLDEMRRTVDEKLHATLEQRLGESFRLVSERLEQVHRGLGEMQSLAAGVGDLKKVLTNVKTRGIWGEVQLESLLEQLLTPDQYAKNVATVPNSNERVEFAIKLPGRHDAPGIAGSSGDVATPVWLPIDAKFPREDYERLIDAQERADPVAVEEASRALEGRLRAEARAIAQKYVAPPYTTDFALLFLPTEGLYAEVLRRPGLSDFLQREYRVSVAGPTTLTALLNSLQMGFRTLAIEKRSSEVWQVLGAVKTEFGKFGDVLARTKAQLETVTRSIEAAQTRTRQMGKRLRDVEALPHEKAAGVLGDLSSSPESDDDL
- a CDS encoding GNAT family N-acetyltransferase, whose protein sequence is MSAASIRPAAPADTGAIVGLMRELAEFEKLTHLFVATEDGLRDALFGARPAAEALVAEQAGEVVGYALFFHNFSTFLGKRGLYLEDLYVRPALRGSGVGTMMLKKLAALAVERQCGRFEWSVLDWNQNAIDFYEKMDATVLPDWRVVRITGDSLDRLANGAG